The Lemur catta isolate mLemCat1 chromosome 6, mLemCat1.pri, whole genome shotgun sequence sequence TGTGGTGGTACCCAAACATTATCAAGAGAAAATGCAGTATGTGGTGAATGATGAGAAAGGTGAGTCCGTGTGcttcattaacaaaaaaaaaataattctatcagTTTCCTTTTGtgattctttatacttttttgacTCTCCTTTACCTACCCACACCTACTCCCTACAAACCTGCCATCTCTTGCTTGTTCCAGAATAGTAGCCTTTTTACTTCTCTCTTCTTCAGCTCTTGCTCCCTTCCTAGTTCCATATTTCAACCAGTATGATCTTTTTAGAATACACATCAGATTATATCACTTCTGTGCTTAAAACCTCATTGTCTTCCCCTGAGCCTACCAGAACCTACTAGGTCTATCTGGTTCTAGTATCTCTCTGAAAAACCACTTACCACCACAggctgaaattttctttctttttctttaaaaaaaagataggattttgctttgttgccccggctagagtatTGTGACTATTCACAGGTACAATCATGgtgcactacagcctcgaactcctagcctccaTCAATCCTtttctctcagcctcctgagtagctgggattatgaGCGTGCgactttccttttgtttgtttgctttgttatttTCCCCGCAACAGGATATTGTAAActtgtctatggccataccaccctgaacatgtCCAGTTTTgcctgatctcggaagctaagcagggtcaggcatGGTTGGTACTTGGATGGGTGAACattgtaaactccatgaggggaAAGAGCTTCTTTGTGCCACCTTATCCCTAGAACCTAGAACAGCACCTACAATAATCATTCAACAACTAGTTATTAAGAGGCTGTTATATACCAGGCAGTATTCTAGGCACTGTGGAAACAATGATGAATGTCTAATATAATGTCAGGTACTAGAGATAATAAACCTTGTATACCATGGTAAGGTCCCAGGGAGGGACATCCCTCACAATAGATATTAAGGTTGGTGATGGACATACCACAGCATAATTGTGCTGAGCTTCCTGCCAAGTTTCCTGTCAATAGATCTGGATCTCTGGATGTTATCTGGATAGAAAAAGTATGGCAGCCCCAAGATGTGTCCAGGTCTTTCTTCTTCCATCAAGTTCCATTCTCAGTTCATTAGAATTTAGCTCAAGTTCATTAGAAATGGCCAGTCATTCCTAATCAGTTCATTAGAAGTATGAGTGCATTTATTGGCTcaactattatattttatttaactcaggTATCACTTAATATGAGAAATATTCTTACAACTCACATGTGCTCAGAACCTTATATCTACTAATGTACTAACTCAAAGTTGTACATCCTAAGTGTTTCctatttaattttactatttcagAGAAGGACAATCATGACAGCATTCTTTAGAAAGTTTCTCAGTGTCCTTAGTTACTCACAAACACTTCTTAGGTCTTTCGTGGTTGCAGGAATATGTGGCAGCATGTGTCTGATTCCCTCAAATTTGCTGTAAGGAGTCTTCAGAGGGTTAGTCAAAGAGCATTCCACAAatgagggatttttttcttctgtggtttCAGACTACCTTCAATTCTGATGTGTTCAGTACATTAATAGGCTTTCACAGGATTGTTTTTCCATACATGAGTGTTAAtagtttttccatctttttattcaGATGACATGAAAATGGAGACTgatattaaaagaaacaaaaagactcTTCTAGACCAGCATGGACAGTACCCAGTATGGATGAACCAGAGGCAAAGAAAAAGGCTgaaggcaaagagagagaaaagaaaggggaaaagcaaagcaaaggcaATGAAAGCAGCAAAGGGTTTGGCCTGGTAGACTCTTAAAAACTTGGAAAGTGTGATGTGGGACAGATGTTTGATGAGAATGTATACATTGATTTCAGCTCCCACCAAGAAAAACTTGGCCTGTTTTCTTCAGTTTAAACCCAACAATAACTCTTGAAGTTTATTTTGGgaactttgaataaaatattttctttggatgAAAGCTATACTCATGTTTTAGTTGAATGCTGCTCAGTGTCCAGGTGTTATCAGACATCCAAATTCTGTCAGGTATTAATGTGGTTGTGATTGTTTGTTCTTACAGCTTGTTAATTATGgtaaagataaaacaaatgatATTATACTGACAAATAAAGAATGAACACAGATTTAAAGAAAGCTATTATGTATTCGTATCACCTAAAAACATAACAGTAGGTCTTATAAACAGTTACTTGTTTGGAGTTTTGATTTTGTATGATTCAAAGTAAAAGATATTTTGTGTGTAGACTTTGAAgtttaatcttttctttcatatatcCTTAAGATTTTCTAGTGCTAAAGACCacattgttcaattttttttttaatcataattttaggTGGAATATTACCTTGTACAAATCAGTGTGCTTTTTAGGAAATGAGGACATCTCAGGTTTTTCACAAAAACTAATGTTCTTCAGCGTTAATATTGTGTATCCTAATATATAATGCAGCATTTCTTAGGATGTGTTCTTCAGAATCAATTTATCCAGacacttggttaaaaaaaattgtgatcaCATCAATTTGGGAGATGCCACATACTTGAAGATTCACAAAAGGGATTAATTTAGGATTAGTACAGTTTTATGGAGATCTAGAGGTTAAGACACCTGTTTAACGTTGATTCTTTGAAACTAGTTTTCTGACAAATAGAATATACTATTGGAAATGCTGGTGTAATGAAACGACTTTTAGTTAAATCTGTCTTGCTACAGTTTGCTAATTTCACTCTTACTTAAATTTAGTTAAGCAATCTAAACTTAGCATTCCCTCTGGAATTTCACTGTAATCATGTTAACCATTTTATATGTTAACCAGAACaattcaatatttactgagtgcctatgtGCCAGGGACTTTTCCAGGTGTTAGGGACACAGGGAACAAGATGATATCTGCTGTCATAGGACTGAGAGCTGTGCGTTTGCTCAGAAGAGGATGTTAACTTTACAGGAAAACCAAGTAAAAGGTGAAATATACTAGAATAAGGTCACTTCGTCATGAGGTCACaaactttgtgccaggcacactgcTAGGCTGAAGAAGGGGATATGAGGCAAATCTTATAGGAGATCTGAATCGGTGAAATTTAATGCCAGTAAACTCTTGACATTATTTTAAGAGGCTTCTCTCAGTTTACTCAATAGTGCATTGAAAAGTTAGGGGATAACTTTAAAtacttataataaattttattaaaagctaAGAAAGAAGATGTAAGTTGAGTAATAGATGTCATTCATGGCCTGTGTTGCCTTTTGGTATAGTTATGAATAACAATAGCATTTGTTAGGGAAAAGTGGATACATAAGATgtttattcataaaattaaaaattatatacattttccaattAAGCCACTGACAATATCAGCCTAAATATACTAGCTggattatttacctttttttttttatcataggAATTGTCTACATTAGTGATGTTATATACTTGGCACTTATTTAAATTTTGGCAGCATTGTCAGATATTTTCTAACTGGATTTTCTTTAAGTTGAAGTGAGAGACCAAGGCCAGGGATATGTTCACTTTTTCTGTGCCTGATGACTGCCACGGTAGTAGCTCTGAGCTTTCATCATGGGCCTCTCCATGTTAGTTAGGATGTCCACTTAAGTTTATCCAGTCAGGATTTAGTTTAAAAGTTAACAAAATCCAAAAGCAAAACACCACTACCATAAAACTTACTTGGGAAATCATGTTCTCGAGTTTCATATGGCCTTTGGGAAGGTATCTACTAAAAAGAAATGGCCTTCCATGGTGTTGTGAGTTGCCTCTAAGGCACTGAGTTCCTGAACTGCACTGTCAGTAAGattttctccccacctccaaattTTGGCAGGAAATTTAAACTGGCATTTTATAATTAATGCTGGAGGATGACCACTTCATCACTTTATTCTTAAAGATTATAAATTGAGAAGTATAGAGTAGTCCTTTAATCTTTTAAGTAGTTAGCTTACCTTTTTGAAATTTGTCATCTTTTTATTTGACTGATGTTTTCCAGAGAATTGCTGTTGTAAAACCACCAGATGGAGCTCAAGCTAAATACCAAATCATTTTTGGAATTAGATTGAGCTAAGTCACATTAGGAATgtaatgtaacattttatttttgtttttaaataaatcaaagttaaaataccattttaaggATAATCAAAATTTCTTAAattgttaactcatttaattcatccagcaatcccatgagTTTGGGTACCACTATTATCTGTTTAtacatagggaaactgaggcatgcagGCCATATAACTAAATCCAAattcaggcagtctggctccagagtctataCTCTGACAATGCCATTCTGCTTCTCAAGGATGTGCAAACTTGCTAAGAGAGAAAGGTAATTTTAGGGTAGAATACCTATTCTTTGGTTCAACCCATGATGGATTAGGCTGACACAAGCTCAGGATCACATAAAGAGCAGGTTTTAGTATAGAAATGATTTACAGAACCCTCCTCAAATCTCTAGGCCTGAGACAGAATTGAGGTAACAGTTAGCTAGGAATGTGCTGTCCAATCGGAAAGGGGAAGGTATAGGCCGTGACCAGTAGTGCCCGAGCTACTAATCAGTGAAGAAATGAGAACTGCAATTGAAACTCTAAGGTAAAATTAAGTAGTGATTTTGACCACATCTTTTTTCTACTGTCACATTAATATAggtacattatttcttttctcactaTATATAGTTCACATGCTGCATTAAACAAATATGCAGCAGTATATATTTGCTTATCAGGAAATTTGGATGTTTTCAAAATTTGGATCTACATCTCTGGGATATGGTTTATAGGAgttggagaagaaaaaatagctataaatgactgttttcaaaaatttggaTCTACATATCTGGGATATGGATTATAGGAgttggagaagaaaaaatagcTATAAATGACTTGATAAAAGTATCTGAAATGGACTGGTGGCGATGGTGAGGGGCGGCAGTATGTAGTTTAGACTAGTGAAGTGTGAGCTGCAAGGTAAAATTAGGGAGAATCTAAAGAGATCTCAAGGAATTgccaaatttataaataaattgagaTGCAGATGTTGAGCTGTTGACTGATCTTACTAGCTAAGTGACTAACTTCTGATGCCGTCTGGCAGAGTGATTGAAGTTTATGCTGGgcacaaaatgtatttctttttccctatATTTGCCAGCATTGCAGCAGACACATACCAATTTTACAAGGAAACATTTGAAGGTGAGGTGGGACTGTGAAGTATTTACACCAGGTTAAAGGCCACTCTGCTGTCCCCAGGGGCCTATCAGGTAGCCAGGAGGGCCAGGCCAGGTTTGGGCCTGCTTACAAAAAGAACTCTAAATTTAACATAGTTGAATGCCAAGGGTCTTTTACCCTTGTTTTAGAACAGGGGAAAAATTATAATGTGATGTCAAGTAAGACTCATCTGGTAGGATAATAGTACATATAACACCACAGCCAACAAACATTTAGAGAACGCTTACTCTGCTACATGCTTTACATATATGATTTAATCCTGAAAACAACGCTGTGGGATCGGTACtcttattatccctattttcagataaggaaacaatTTGAGAAGGTAAGTAAACTTACTTGAAGTTGTGCAACTGTTAAGCACAAGGCTGTCCCAGAGTTAAGAATGAATACATACCATGGGAAACTAGAGAGAGACAGACTTTGATTCTATCTAAGGAGGAACCTAACCAAGATGTtgggagaagaaaagacagaCTTGGGAGCCATGAGGTGTCAGGCTGAGGCTGGACAGCCACTTGACTGCAGTGTAGCAGAATGGATTCAAACACTGTACAGTGGTCCCTCGGTATCTATGGGGTATTGCTTCCAGGACCCGCCTCAGATACCAACATCCTCAGATGCTCAAATCCCtcatataaaatggtaaaatatttgcgtataacctatgcacatcctcccatatacagTCGTGTGTTGTTTAAGGACAGcgatatgttctaagaaatgcatcattaagtgatttcattgttgtgtgaccatcatagagtgtacttacacaaacctagatggtatgccctactacacacttaggctatatggtatagacTATTgctctaggctacaaacctgtacagcatgttactgtactgaatactgtaggcagttgtaacacaacgGTAAGTAGTTGTGTACCTAAACATAGTTAAACAAAGaaagggtacagtaaaaatatggtataaaagataaaatatgataCACCTGTATATGGCACTTACCATAATGGAACTTGTAGGACTGGACGTTgccctgggtgagtcagtgagcgAGTGGTGAGTGGATGTGAAGGCCCTAGGACAtcactgtacactactgtagactttataaacactgcacacttaggctacactaaatgcagaattttttttcttccttcaataataaacttagcttactgtaaccttctTTACTTtacagacttttaaattttttaaaaaaactttctggcccttttgtaataacatttagcttaaaacacattgtacatctgtacaaaactattttctttatatccttattctataagatTTTCTAttgtagaattttttaatttttaaactttctgttaaaaactaagacacaaacacacacattagcttaggactacacagggtcaggatcattaatattgtcttccacctccacatcttatTCCACCAGAAGGTCTTTGGGGCAAAAATATGCTTTGAGCTGTCATCTCCTAGGATATCAATGCCTTTTGGAATATCTTCTGAAGGAACTGcatgaggctgttttacagttaactttttttttaataagtagaaggagtacaccctaacaataaaaaagtatatagtatagtaaatatataaaccagtaacatagtcattttcatcaagtattatgtattgtgtataattgtatgtgctatactttcatATGACTGGCAGTGGAGTAGGTTTGCTTacatcagcatcaccacaaacacgtgagtaatgcATTGGGCTTTGATGTTACGATGGCTAGGATATCACTAGacgataggaatttttcagctcatcataatCTTATAGGACCCACCAGCTATATGTGGTTCATCATGGACTGAAATGctgttatgcagtgcatgactgcactttaaatcatctctaatttacttaaaattcttaatacaatataaatgctatataaatagttgtaaTACTGCATTATtgagggaataatgacaagaaaaaagtctgtacatgttcagtacgtatgcaaccatccatttttcttttgaaaatttttgatccctggttggttgaatccaaggATGCAGAACCCACAAATACGGAAGGTTGACTATACTTGAAAGCTGTGAAAGTCTTTTCCAGCCAAGAAATGCCTTGTAGGAAGTCATCATATTTGAGATGTATTGTGCTCATTTTACTGTACATAGTTTCTTGGCCCTACATGATTGTAGACATAAGTATCTTTTTGGTGgaaataacaaaatatgaaaTCTTCTTAATTTTGTTAATGTTGAGTCTGGTATTCATTCTGCTAAGTCCCACTTTAAAGTATGGGAAAATGTTACAAACATCTGCTTTAAACAATGAATGGGGTAAAGtccttcaaattttaatttaaagaatggCATAGTTTTATAATACATTAAGTTTTTAATATGCACAATGTATTTAATTTCCTAAAGCGATGAATTGTCCTGGCATTATGCTATCTTATGAAACACTTTTTTACGCTCACATTGTGTCTTTATAGTTTTCAATATCAGCAAAACTTTTAAATAGTCTTAGTTGGGTGTTGTGTATCATTGTACAGTAACTGCTAGTACATATGGTATTTCTGATCCGTGTAATAAAGTACATTTGTCATGTATCTTGTGATCTGCATACCTTTCAGCTGTTACTTCATAAATCTGTTCCATCAGAGCACTGCTTTGTACAGCAACGGTTGAAGCTGCTtttaataaactaatattttgtgtcttttataTGTAATCAACAGGGAATATTATAGACTTGTGCCTCTGTGGAGAAACATTCCACTAAACTAGTTTTCTCTtgacaataatggaaaaaaatagcttGGGAAAAGCACAGATGTTCAAGAACATATGTTGTTTGCTCCTAAAAGTCAGCCGAAGATCTTTTGTATTACTCcggatatattttttttaatgctttagaGAAGAAACAGTTTGAGATATGTGTTGGGGAGAAAACAGTTACAAATTTCACTGAGAGACCAACATTGGGTGCTGTTTGTTCAAATTCTAAAATGACTCACCTTGCTCACACAGAGGTGATGTTCTTGAGCAAAGCTGTAGGCAGTTGGCCGAAGATGGGTCGGACCCACGTGCTTCTCTACTCAGACATAAGCAGTCTGCTCTAGTTTTATGTCCCAAACTTTGAATTGGCAGTGTCTTCACAAAAGCAGGTATTTAGTAACTGAAGTAAAAAGTGACGGCCTTTATGCCCCTTTGCTCCTTGAGTTATCAAAGCTGTTGTTTTTCTTGAGCTATAGAAATTTGCTCAATGAGTTAGATCTTCACAGACTCAGCAATTGGTTATTGGTAAATGCATAGGAAAATACTTGAGAAAAGGGAGTTACATGCCTCAGGTGAGGTTGGTATGGACACCCTTTATAAGCCCATGAATCTTTAAGAAGAGTTGCCATAAAAAGAATGGGAACCAGCTGTTTCAAATCTCCACTGAGGAAACGGGTTTTAACTGTAGCAGAAAGGATTTGGGCTAAATGTAAAGAAGAACTTCCTGAATGTGAGTGTTATTTAAAGCCAGGTATGGATTGAAAAGAAGCTGTTGAGTTGTCTCTGGAGGAGAGATGGAGcgggagagaaagaaatggaaggggTCAGGGAGAGAGATTAATCCCCATTTAATTGAGATGGCTTAAATGTAATTCTGTTCAATGGTTCTGAGTCCTTTATTCTCCTTTCTCACACCCACACCTTTAGGTTATGAGGTTCAAAAGGTCAGAACTGAAGAGTATACTTTAGTCATTAGAACCAAAGTGCTAGAGGACCCCAAgttcttttccatataaattttaattgaaagGAAATGCTAAAGTGTGACcaatgaatgaggaaactgatccATGGTTAATTTTCCACCCTCTCAGGGTACACTGAACTCATAGCGCCAGGGAGGGATTTGACATTGAGCCATTTCTGGAAAGGCAAGTGGGTGGTAGGCTGAGACCACTTGGCTTGGGGTGCTGGAGGGCTGGAGAGTGGGGGTGGCTGCCAAGTCATTCCTGGGCATGTGTCAGCTGACCATTTTGTCAAGAAAATCTCCAGCAAGGCCAGAGGCTTGCAGATCAAACTTGGTACTTGGAATTCcaggaagcagagactggaaggACAGGAAAAGCGGatcctttcctttttcatccCTCCTGCCTGTCACTGTACCTGCCTCTGCCCCCATTTGGTGCTCTCCTCTCATCTCCCTTTCCTTTGCATCCCGTCactttttgtgtttctctttcagttgtttttcttacatgttgcttttttattgtttttttttaaataaagatttaaagcTGTGTaagtcaaacatttttttaaaaatcccaccaAATTTAGTTATAAGTGTTTTTTTGTCTGTAAATGACCCCTAGCGTTTTTCTTTGTGGCTGAGTGACAGTAATAGAAATTGGTTTCCTGCTTCTATGCTGTTTCTCTTCTtcactttgtctttctctcttcttctgcatttcccttttttcccctttctgccCTGACCTCTTCTATGTAGGTCCTACCTTAACCTCCTCTGCTGAATCAGATCACTGCCCTTCTTGTATTCTCGCTCTACCTCCCACATGCTCCTCCCCTTCCACTGCAGTCTTTCCAATTGTTATGCTTTTCTTATGCTTCTTTTTCACCCTCATCTCCTAACATTAACTGGATGCAATATGAACAGGAAAAATGCTTTGCAGCAGGGCTAGGTGCTATGGCTTGAGTGTGTCCCCCAGAATTCGTGTGTTGGAAATTTGGTCCTGGGTATGGCCTTGTTGGAAGGTGAGTAGGTCATTAAGAGGGATTGCAACCACTCTCAAGGACTGGGTTAATTCTCGTGGGAgggagtgagttcttgctcttgtAGGACTGGATTAGTTACTgcgagagtgggttgttataaagccagccTCCCCCTCTTGTTTTGCCCCCTTCGCACGTGCTTGCTCGCCCTTCCTCCTTTCTGCCGCACTATAAAGCAGcacaaggccctcaccagatgtggcagcctaatcttggacttcccagcctctagaaccatgagctaaataatcctctttcttttataaatgacccagtctatGGTTATAGCAAtggaaaatggactaagatagtaGGCAAATGGGCTGGccatttttttggtaaataaaattttattggcacAAAATTGTGCCCATTTGCTTATGTATTGTCTATTGCTAATTTGTGCTACAAAAGCAGAATTGAATAGTCATGACAGAGATTCTCCTGTGATCTGCAAAGCCTGAATTATGATCTGGCCTTctaagaaaatgtttgctgactcctgctttAAAATACTCTCTATTCATTAAATGAAgacttttgttctttatttggaAAGTCAAGTGAGTTGGATCTGTTTTATGTCTCCATCCTcttgcattttatatttgaaaattccCCCCcaaattttttacttaaaggCAGttgtatccaaaagaaaaatggcaattaAGCTTATTCTCATTGTGTATCAAAGCAAGGGTGGGTGGAACCAAAAAGTTGCCGTATGTGATGTGTTTGTATGTTTAACTGTGTTCCCAGTCTGCCACCTCCAACTGGGCTCCTTTTGgtctttggatttaaaaaaaaaaagatggtttcaTTGTAAAGCTTTTCACAAATCTCATAGCTAACTTTTCCTTTAAGTCTACAAaccatttttgaaaatgtcaaatGCTGGAGAAAGAACTGTGTTTTAATTTAATATGGCACCTAGAATACTGGCACATGTAAAGGCATTCCAATTTATTTTGATTTGGTGGGTGGTCTAGCTGAAAATGTTTTACACAAATACACTTACAAGTTGGTTTCATGAACATGAAATTAATATGAACTAAAATAGTCATAGCATTTAAgcctggaaaatattttagagatcaCCTATTTTAGTCCTGTGCTtcttaatagatgaggaaactgaggctgattTTAGTAGTTTGTGGCAGAGTCCAGGAGCCCAGGTCTTTGTATTGAAGGACCAACCTTTTTGAAATCATAAATCAGTAAGAACTAGCCACACAAACCGGTAACATTCAGACTAATGTCAAAATTAATTGTATTCTTTTCTAGAGAAAGAGGGGCTGCTAAATAGAACTATGGTGTGTGACTAGTGACCTTTTCTGCAGGTCTGTGTCTGCTGTAGTTATCATAATAACCAAATCTTTCCCTTTGGTAGTGGTGCCTCTTTGTTTCACAGGTGGTATAACATCTcttaactaaaacaaaacaaaacaaaacaaatcaaaacaaaataacagtaatgaacctccctccttcccctatGCCCCCCTATAAAAGGCCAGAgtggtttttcttttgtctttaccCTTTTCTTCTAATTCATCCTGTGTGGTTgtcaacttctttttctttttatagcttttattattttttttcttataaaagtaacacatgtatgttgtagaaaatttaaaaacccaggAAAgcataaatgacataaaaatcattcataatccAACCACCCAGAGAATGTGTAGCTGtgtgtatattttcataattatcttaacactgtataattttatatcctgctttcTTAACTTTATattatgaggattttttttcccatgccACTGGAAATTCTTTAAACGCATTGTTTGAAAAGTTCTCTCATATTCTGTCTTGTGCTAAactatacattttcttatttgtctacttttgaacattgatattttttccaaaatatttttttttgccattaaaaTACTTCTTTGTAATACTGATGGCCTCACGTGTAAATCTAATCCTTATCTGATTCTATTCTTATGGAAGGGTTCTAGAAGAATatgaacatttcttaaaaagacTCCTTATCCATGTTGCCAAAACCGCTCTCCTGAAAGGCTGAAACAATTAACTATCTTTCCAGGAGTGTGTGAGTGCTTGTCTGGGGCACCCTTGAAGGGCTGTAAAATTTAAGCCttttaaaacattccttttaATAGGTCACCCTCTTGCTAGAAACTTCCCAGGGCTGCAAGATCACATCCAAGCTTCTTAGGTGtactctttccatttcttcacttCCTACTGATTCTCCAACCACTGCAATCTGGCATCTGCCCCCAGCTGTCTGCCTGAAGGCATCAAGGAAACAGCCCTGGACTGGACTAAGTGCCGGCAAACTAGAGTTCAAATctcagccctgccacttactagtatgtgaccttgggcaagtaacttaatTTCTTTGAGCCTGCCTCTTTggctttaaaatggaaatcataaaaCAGACCTTGATTTGTGAGGCTCctgtgagataatatatgtaagaaatgtttttaatctgTGGGGCACTAGGTAGACGTTAGGGCGTGTATTGTTATTAAGACTACTCCTGGGGGCAGTGTGGTAATTATTAGTGCTGTTCAACACATATTTCTGATTCCTTGCACGCACACGGTGGAATTTCACTTCCCCACCCCTTCGTTTTGATGTGGCCACGTGACCGACCGTGGCCAACGTGCTAGGCGTGGCAATGGCGCCTGCACTTAAGCGTCGGAAGTTCTGAGACCTGGGCCTTTCTCAGCCACTCTCCTGGCCTCTCTCCCTCGGGGAAGCAAAACGCGGCAGATGCTCACTGCTCCAGGAGCCTGCGTCCTGGAGAAGGAGCATCGCCGTGCGGCTGCAGCCCCGATCCACCAGGGACGGAAATGTGTCTGGAGCAAGCGGCAGACCTTGTTTTTTCCAAAGCCAGAGATTAGGAGGTTGTTTCTATTTGGACTCTAACCTAGCAGGGAAAGCCTCACCTCAGTcctttttttctccatagcatttgaCGTTATTCAGATTCTTGAAACCCTGTTTTCCTTTGCCGTGGTGTCATTAACCCTCTCGGTGGCCTCCTTCTTCTCTAAGGACCCCCGAGTCCCCCCTGCGCTCTCTGCCTTCATTTTCCGCTTCAACACGGATGTGCGAGGATCTCCTTGGGGCGTGTGCTTACTTCTGCCCACGTCGTTTACTCTCACAGCCTTGACTATCACGTCTCATTAACCCTGTGGGTTTGAAAAAGGTGTCCAGATCGAGGATCACTGATCACCCCTTTTTCATGTCTCGAGGGCAGGGACTCTAGACTGGATCGGACACCTGGCTGGCTCTCCCCCTTGCCTGGCTGCGGGAGCCGCgctctctgcctctgcttctgCATCTGTAACGTGGAGATAACTGTAGTCCCTGACCTCACAGGgggttgtgaggaataaataagaaaatacatgtcAAACACATTGGATACTTGCACACAGTAATCTTACTACAAATGGTGGTGGGGGTTGTGTTGTTATGTGTCTTCttatctccctccttccctcgcCACGTTCTACCTTCATCTTCTGGTAAGATATGcttaagaaatataagaaatatttgttgttggTCTAACATTGTATTAACGTCTAATATCAGGAGTGAAAAATTGCTACCCTTGCCCCGAAGAGACTTTGTCTGTGCAGTGTTTGCTTTGTTTGCTATTGGATTATTGCCTGGAGGTGGGCCAGGCACTCCTAAATTCTCACA is a genomic window containing:
- the LLPH gene encoding protein LLP homolog, producing MAKSLRSKWKRKMRAEKRKKNAPKELSRLKSILRVDSDVLMKDVQEIATVVVPKHYQEKMQYVVNDEKDDMKMETDIKRNKKTLLDQHGQYPVWMNQRQRKRLKAKREKRKGKSKAKAMKAAKGLAW